One window of the Suricata suricatta isolate VVHF042 chromosome 7, meerkat_22Aug2017_6uvM2_HiC, whole genome shotgun sequence genome contains the following:
- the LOC115295623 gene encoding uncharacterized protein LOC115295623 isoform X1, which produces MDMPCDSVSLPGALGGAPLYPITGTPPPRISPHRSHRSLDITTFRLDRSQRRREMSAQNSSPVQRTSERITSPRALEVSTELSARCLQTADTALQVPGHCRSAKKPAVHVLTLFVGAGESPGSTRSSRCPRPCTRKPGLWGSSTPRELEVPTPSLPGGKLSSPEPNLRSPVTSPT; this is translated from the exons ATGGATATGCCCTGCGACTCGGTCTctctccctggggccctgggaggggctccACTATACCCCATCACAG GAACACCGCCCCCAAGGATATCACCACATAGGAGCCACAGAAGCCTGGACATCACGACATTCAGGCTTGATCGGTcgcagaggagaagagaaatgagTGCGCAGAATTCCAGCCCAGTACAGCGTACATCTGAACGG ATTACAAGTCCGAGAGCTCTGGAGGTGAGCACGGAGCTCTCGGCCCGATGCCTGCAAACTGCGGACACAGCGCTGCAGGTGCCTGGTCACTGCCGCTCGGCCAAGAAGCCAGCAGTGCACGTGCTCACGCTGTTCGTCGGGGCTGGGGAGTCCCCGGGGAGCACGCGCAGCTCCCGGTGTCCAAGGCCGTGCACGCGGAAGCCTGGTCTCTGGGGCAGCAGCACGCCCCGGGAGCTAGAAGTGCCGACTCCCAGCCTTCCCGGCGGTAAGCTCTCTTCCCCAGAGCCAAACCTACGTAGTCCAGTAACTTCACCCACCTGA
- the LOC115295623 gene encoding uncharacterized protein LOC115295623 isoform X2, whose protein sequence is MRPLPRLPDLFSILKHTITSPRALEVSTELSARCLQTADTALQVPGHCRSAKKPAVHVLTLFVGAGESPGSTRSSRCPRPCTRKPGLWGSSTPRELEVPTPSLPGGKLSSPEPNLRSPVTSPT, encoded by the exons ATGCGTCCATTACCCCGTCTCCCAGATCTCTTCTCCATCCTCAAACATACG ATTACAAGTCCGAGAGCTCTGGAGGTGAGCACGGAGCTCTCGGCCCGATGCCTGCAAACTGCGGACACAGCGCTGCAGGTGCCTGGTCACTGCCGCTCGGCCAAGAAGCCAGCAGTGCACGTGCTCACGCTGTTCGTCGGGGCTGGGGAGTCCCCGGGGAGCACGCGCAGCTCCCGGTGTCCAAGGCCGTGCACGCGGAAGCCTGGTCTCTGGGGCAGCAGCACGCCCCGGGAGCTAGAAGTGCCGACTCCCAGCCTTCCCGGCGGTAAGCTCTCTTCCCCAGAGCCAAACCTACGTAGTCCAGTAACTTCACCCACCTGA